Genomic segment of Pseudomonadota bacterium:
ACAAGGAGAAAACATGAAACGATTATTGTCTGCCATTGGCGCCCGGCGCGCCTTTTTACCGACAACCAAAAAACTGCTGATCAGCGGTCTGTTGTTACTCTGGACTATCGGCTGTACGCCGCAGCCCCAAACGACCATCGCCCCCCAGACAACCCCGGGCTCGTTTGCCGTGGTCGGTCTGGGCCCCGGAGACGCCGATCTGGTAACCACGCGGGCGCTGGAGGCGATCCGCCAGGCGGATCTGGTTTTCTGCAGCGCCAAAACCAAAGAGGAATTATCATCTTACGTCGATTTCACCGGCAAGGAGCTGCGCGACGGTTACGGGGTGCTGTTCCGGTATTACGGCAAGGTCTGTCCGGAGAACGCGGATAAACCAAGTGGTGAGTCAGGTAAACCGCGCATGAGCTGCGAGGAATATCATCGGCACCAGGCCGAATTCGCCGCCCTGGTGCGGACCGCCGTGGCCGCCGGGCGCCGCGTGGTAATCTTAAGCGGCGGCGACCCGATGATCTACGGCCCGGATATCTGGAGTCTCAAGGAACTGCATGACCTCGATCCCCAGGTAATTCCCGGACTCAGCGCCTTCAACGCCGCCAACGCCGCCCTGCAGGTACGTCTCGGCGAGGTGATTCTGACGGCTCCTTTTCAACGGGAGGGTGCCGGCGACAGTATCGAACAATTGGCCGGGCACGAGCGGGCCACCCTGGTCATCTTCATGCCCCGCGATCTGAAAAAACTTTTCGACCGCCTGGCCGCCGTCTACGCGGCCGAGACTCCGGTGGCCGTGGTCGCCGATGCCGGGGTCGTCGGTCGCGAACAGGTAACCTTAGGCAGCGTTGCGGGTTTCCAGGCCGACTCGTCGGCGATCGACAGCCGGCGTTCCCTGATCTATGTCGGTCAGGCCCTGGCTACGGCCCAATACCGCCCGGCCCCGCTCCGGACCGCCGGCCGGGGTAAATTCTATCTTGTCAGGGTTGGCCCCGGGGATGCCGATCTCGCCACCCAACGGGCCCTGCAGGTGATCGAGAAGGCCGATCTGATCTTTGCCCAGGAAAAAATTCGGGATCGATTTCAGGCCTATCTCACCGGCAAACAGGTGCTGACCGCTTATCATCGCCTGTTCCCTTTTTACGGCAAGGATTGCGCCGCGGTCAAGGCCGAGGAACAGGGCCGGGAACGACGCAGTTGCGAAGAATATCATCGGCAACAGGCAGAATTCGCCGCCCTGGTCCGGGCCGCGGTGGCTGAGGGCAAGACCGTGGCCATGCTCGACAGCG
This window contains:
- a CDS encoding tetrapyrrole methylase codes for the protein MKRLLSAIGARRAFLPTTKKLLISGLLLLWTIGCTPQPQTTIAPQTTPGSFAVVGLGPGDADLVTTRALEAIRQADLVFCSAKTKEELSSYVDFTGKELRDGYGVLFRYYGKVCPENADKPSGESGKPRMSCEEYHRHQAEFAALVRTAVAAGRRVVILSGGDPMIYGPDIWSLKELHDLDPQVIPGLSAFNAANAALQVRLGEVILTAPFQREGAGDSIEQLAGHERATLVIFMPRDLKKLFDRLAAVYAAETPVAVVADAGVVGREQVTLGSVAGFQADSSAIDSRRSLIYVGQALATAQYRPAPLRTAGRGKFYLVRVGPGDADLATQRALQVIEKADLIFAQEKIRDRFQAYLTGKQVLTAYHRLFPFYGKDCAAVKAEEQGRERRSCEEYHRQQAEFAALVRAAVAEGKTVAMLDSGDPMIYGPDAWALTELADLDTEVVPGLSCFNAANAALRAGVTEGRHSHSVIFASGWSVGEMAVHQSSMVLFTMRTDFKKFVDTLGRSYAADTPVALVCSAGYADREKVIHGTLGTILEQVGGERPPFEYLLYIGDFLRDSVDYLNR